Proteins from a single region of Corallococcus caeni:
- a CDS encoding mechanosensitive ion channel family protein, producing the protein MDEIVVQLKSLAITEALPLLLKVIGALFIWFIGRAVIGGFRKVLDMGLQRRQLDATLIRYVGSLFTGTLTLMLIVGILGVMGVETTSFAALIAAAGIAIGAAWSGLLANFAAGVFLLVLRPFRVGEEIEAGGVVGIVQEIGLFVTTLDTSDNVRISVGNNQMFSDNIVNFSHHPHRKLTVKVPLMHGVDVRVLQQALLDRMPSVTGVQAKPVPQVEIAEFTLQGPVLAVCIFCKPTEYNDTQANVGDAIAETLFVAGYTVPTPAVLASPLARAKAG; encoded by the coding sequence ATGGATGAAATCGTCGTTCAGTTGAAGTCACTTGCCATCACCGAAGCGCTTCCGCTGCTGCTCAAGGTCATTGGCGCGCTGTTCATCTGGTTCATCGGGCGGGCGGTGATTGGCGGCTTCCGCAAGGTGCTGGACATGGGCCTGCAGCGGCGGCAGCTGGACGCCACGCTCATCCGCTACGTCGGCTCGCTCTTCACCGGCACGCTCACCCTGATGCTCATCGTCGGCATCCTGGGGGTGATGGGCGTGGAGACGACGTCCTTCGCCGCGTTGATCGCCGCCGCGGGTATCGCCATTGGTGCCGCCTGGTCCGGGCTGCTCGCCAACTTCGCCGCGGGCGTCTTCCTGCTGGTGCTGCGCCCCTTCCGCGTGGGCGAGGAGATTGAAGCCGGCGGCGTCGTGGGCATCGTCCAGGAGATCGGCCTGTTCGTCACGACGCTCGACACGTCGGACAACGTGCGGATCTCCGTGGGCAACAACCAGATGTTCAGCGACAACATCGTCAACTTCAGCCACCACCCGCACCGCAAGCTGACGGTCAAGGTGCCGCTGATGCACGGCGTGGACGTGCGGGTGCTCCAGCAGGCGCTGCTGGACCGCATGCCTTCGGTGACGGGCGTCCAGGCGAAGCCCGTGCCCCAGGTGGAGATCGCGGAGTTCACGCTCCAGGGGCCCGTGCTGGCGGTGTGCATCTTCTGCAAGCCCACCGAGTACAACGACACGCAGGCCAACGTCGGTGACGCGATCGCGGAGACCCTCTTCGTCGCGGGCTACACCGTGCCCACGCCCGCCGTCCTGGCCTCGCCGCTGGCGCGCGCGAAGGCCGGCTGA
- a CDS encoding arsenate reductase ArsC, with the protein MGTVIFACVHNAGRSQMAAAFFNLLADPSKARAVSAGTQPGTRVHPEVQAAMAEVGVDLSGARPQRLTDELAQGAQWLITMGCGDACPYVPGLKREDWPLEDPKGKPVERVREIRDDVRARVLALLNREGWGR; encoded by the coding sequence ATGGGCACGGTCATCTTCGCCTGCGTGCACAACGCGGGTCGTTCGCAGATGGCGGCGGCCTTCTTCAACCTCCTGGCGGACCCTTCGAAGGCCCGCGCCGTCTCCGCCGGCACGCAGCCCGGAACGCGCGTCCATCCGGAGGTGCAGGCCGCCATGGCGGAGGTGGGCGTCGACCTGTCGGGCGCCCGGCCTCAACGACTGACGGACGAACTGGCCCAGGGCGCCCAGTGGCTCATCACCATGGGCTGCGGTGATGCGTGCCCCTACGTGCCCGGACTGAAGCGCGAGGACTGGCCGCTGGAGGACCCCAAGGGCAAGCCCGTGGAGCGCGTGCGGGAGATCCGCGACGACGTGCGCGCCCGCGTCCTGGCGTTGCTGAACCGGGAAGGTTGGGGCCGGTAG
- a CDS encoding lipase/acyltransferase domain-containing protein: protein MRLLPVPFLMLLSACTASRVALPPPTGEEVTVFIHGYRGSFLATADAEHERAWVSVGDLLTRGERSLALPFPGQRATPNFGALEVDGPMTRFTVLPWVARYDIYKGFQEFARERLPGFMVFDYDWRQDNRVTSKRLCALLDELAAARGGRVKVNLVAHSMGGLVTLHCLRYGAGDDTGEPTWAGARHVKRVVFLGTPFRGAPGMFDDFTLGTPVGRNRALLSPEALFSFASAFQLLPAESDFFVDASGQPVAFDAYRPDAWVDGGWGVFQDTAVRGLPAYRQWLERMLEARSGLARALSERGGPPPPFRTLAVVGVGHPLIKSFRVIDGKPTFEDPVLADGDGSVLTTRALPPAPLHVDRLETKADHVGMVGDEEVMEAVARFVTGD from the coding sequence ATGCGTCTGCTCCCGGTCCCGTTCCTGATGTTGCTGAGCGCCTGCACGGCCTCTCGCGTCGCGCTGCCTCCGCCCACGGGCGAGGAGGTGACGGTCTTCATCCACGGCTACCGTGGGTCGTTCCTGGCCACGGCGGACGCGGAGCACGAGCGGGCGTGGGTGTCCGTGGGCGACCTGCTGACGCGAGGGGAGCGTTCGCTGGCGCTGCCGTTTCCCGGGCAGCGGGCGACGCCGAACTTCGGGGCGCTGGAGGTGGACGGGCCGATGACGCGCTTCACGGTGCTGCCGTGGGTGGCGCGCTACGACATCTACAAGGGCTTCCAGGAGTTCGCGCGCGAGCGTCTGCCGGGCTTCATGGTCTTCGACTACGACTGGCGCCAGGACAACCGCGTGACGTCGAAGCGGCTGTGCGCGCTGCTGGACGAGCTGGCGGCGGCGCGGGGCGGCCGGGTGAAGGTGAACCTGGTGGCGCACAGCATGGGCGGGCTCGTCACGCTGCACTGCCTGCGCTACGGCGCGGGCGACGACACGGGCGAGCCCACGTGGGCGGGCGCGCGGCACGTGAAGCGCGTGGTGTTCCTGGGCACGCCGTTCCGGGGCGCGCCGGGCATGTTCGACGACTTCACCCTGGGCACGCCGGTGGGACGCAACCGGGCGCTGCTGTCCCCGGAGGCGCTCTTCTCCTTCGCGTCCGCGTTCCAGTTGCTGCCCGCGGAGAGCGACTTCTTCGTGGACGCGAGCGGCCAGCCGGTGGCGTTCGACGCGTACCGGCCGGACGCGTGGGTCGACGGCGGGTGGGGCGTGTTCCAGGACACGGCGGTGCGCGGACTGCCCGCGTATCGCCAGTGGCTGGAGCGCATGCTGGAGGCGCGCTCGGGACTGGCGCGGGCCCTGTCCGAGCGCGGGGGACCGCCTCCTCCCTTCCGCACGCTGGCGGTGGTGGGCGTGGGGCATCCGTTGATCAAGTCCTTCCGGGTCATCGACGGGAAGCCCACGTTCGAGGACCCCGTGCTCGCGGACGGGGACGGCTCCGTGCTCACGACGCGCGCGCTGCCTCCGGCGCCGCTCCACGTGGACCGGCTGGAGACGAAGGCGGACCACGTCGGGATGGTGGGCGACGAGGAGGTCATGGAGGCCGTCGCGCGCTTCGTCACCGGGGACTGA